The Pocillopora verrucosa isolate sample1 chromosome 2, ASM3666991v2, whole genome shotgun sequence genome has a segment encoding these proteins:
- the LOC131771271 gene encoding mitochondrial import inner membrane translocase subunit Tim10-B-like, with product MDPAKAQMVAELEIEMMTDLYNRLTVACQKKCISPKYKEGDLTKGESVCLDRCVAKYLEIHDRIGKKLTAMSMQDEQLMSQLQGQAQGGN from the exons ATGGACCCGGCTAAGGCACAGATGGTTGCAGAACTGGAAATAGAAATGATGACAGACTTATATAACAG ATTAACTGTGGCTTGTCAGAAGAAGTGTATATCTCCAAAATACAAAGAGGGTGATCTAACAAAAGGAGAATCAGTGTGCCTGGATCGGTGTGTGGCTAAATATTTGGAAATACATGATAGGATTGGCAAAAAACTAACAGCCATGTCTATGCAAGATGAACAGCTAATGAGTCAGCTTCAAGGTCAGGCACAAGGAGGGAACTAG
- the LOC131771227 gene encoding uncharacterized protein, translated as MESVTDKASTSSNRSQQNNQNKYTQEEIDAAYALLALSNSAPDPSAGNRAACPKLEAELYVTMDEPPMAPQNTSIEHHLKSVQHSMDNQVSPLTKLNSFVATTLPVREGHYVYSHYVSQPCDITMWRCETHGSWSCQQCFHAANP; from the exons ATGGAGTCTGTCACGGACAAGGCCTCAACCTCAAGCAATCGATCGCAGCAAAACAATCAGAAT AAATATACTCAAGAGGAAATTGATGCAGCCTACGCTCTTCTTGCATTGAGCAACTCAGCCCCAGACCCATCAGCAGGTAACAGAGCTGCGTGTCCAAAGCTTGAAGCGGAACTTTATGTCACAATGGATGAACCTCCTATGGCTCCACAAAACACGTCTATAGAACATCACCTAAAGAGTGTCCAACACAGCATGGATAATCAAGTATCACCTTTAACTAAACTGAACTCATTTGTTGCCACGACTCTACCAGTTAGAGAAGGACATTACGTTTACAGTCACTACGTTTCTCAGCCA tGCGACATTACCATGTGGAGATGCGAGACTCATGGATCCTGGTCTTGTCAACAGTGTTTCCATGCAGCAAACCCGTAA
- the LOC131771223 gene encoding tectonic-2 encodes MTKLWFLLTFAFFSKYFLQSVSGAEVNINLTDFQGGVVVIPENDQQGTLRVQLTEANISTPVTVICSTLDTGPGLTSVEFTNSTVPVGETEVNVTFRIISPGRPVTIQCSGQSQGNNSQYTFSESRGNNVSLHVTKAPTVHVCPDVILLKRYLPKSSFQVQFSEKIKDLPVVVQCTPVEADGGPSVLQIKFTETRVDPGAVTAQVSYELVSVGNPVQVICRAESFNMTVSPVSSAVNEATSRVSGTSVTAASLTSVPLATASMTAGGTRKRRSVDVVSPDRVVRQYFFNNSAGPTVTFAVDVSPLRILPPVGFIRAPSGRFSAVLVLDKPAEDLVDVTCSIDVLPLGTDLQNTSGVCSIPSKDEVKFANSTVKLNKKDIQFQKGELFQTLELTLSRSPAWRTEGLVRITCCGQATGLSFLYVNRSAEAFIWVELRKLQPIDRSSITSGVRKSTLVSDIDLTCPCNLKEAACDTGCCCDQDCSDVENGSSTCIPGFFGGATSEKPFQFSCQASWPDSTDWQPFLCVTINNNPLIGYFYNLTSPPLAQDSSGFNTLSAKRKREAFTFSESEERQTSISSGFYTAGTTIKTATNTEDKNYARATLGVLSLPQSVFNGLCVQNAAVRFLKDVSSGCVFESEESLCNSQSPWSALNYLMPNKLSQPACPLPPAVLAEGSLGDTVGEIPVIASTEVQYFCISDAIDSVSTTAQKLGEARCDFDDGDSLPPAPFFNKTTRTCSNVVTKVEYEFTWYGRRIDAVQAQITLGSVAIPFVRDMVQLVTSDTFINTVGQNFSVRFLHALRNSSNSSSVRQTPVQRSGNPGYVLGRPVLGRLLNSTGQVTAGKIQLWSPSSDGLCAGSTFTPVLYGEDAFSGCLVRLSFDDISNCSLLRETILTHQARLIQATHVGRSGNADLDVPDDWLPVIREPITNNSGEVSEDGTCTGVPSGLSIEMLVTEAGKYAGVPQMEIVGTRIIYQYTTWRLSCVSGYGVSCSAPVTNTSVKQVVPSPSAITPTAASSLVSVNISNSSVTLANQNSSKTENGTKNGTENGTETREYAPLFQNFMLKSSVVFIKVPSVKPQPVKRTVDLSGLCYRDVCKEELFFPLTEAYQGEPRDKAIALSLFLIFLALVTFAVTKPWG; translated from the exons ATGACTAAACTATGGTTTTTGTTAACGTTTGCATTTTTTTCGAAATACTTTCTGCAATCGGTGTCTGGAG CGGAAGTAAATATCAACTTGACAGACTTCCAAGGAGGTGTAGTTGTTATACCTGAGAATGATCAACAAGGAACATTAAGAGTACAGTTGACAGAAGCAAATATTTCTACACCT GTCACAGTCATTTGTAGCACTTTGGACACTGGTCCTGGCTTGACAAGTGTAGAATTTACAAACTCCACAGTGCCTGTTGGTGAAACAGAAGTTAATGTTACATTCAG GATAATATCACCTGGTCGACCTGTTACAATTCAGTGTTCAGGACAGAGTCAAGGAAACAACTCACAGTATACATTTTCTGAATCAAGGGGAAACAATGT gTCACTGCATGTTACTAAAGCACCAACTGTTCATGTATGCCCAGATGTTATATTGCTAAAAAGATATCTTCCAAAATCATCTTTCCAAGTGCAGTTCAG TGAGAAGATTAAAGATTTACCAGTTGTTGTCCAGTGTACTCCTGTTGAGGCAGATG GTGGCCCTTCAGTGCTACAGATAAAGTTTACAGAGACAAGAGTTGATCCTGGTGCTGTCACAGCTCAG GTGTCTTACGAGCTTGTATCAGTTGGTAACCCTGTGCAAGTGATATGTAGAGCAGAGTCCTTTAACATGACAGTGTCACCAGTATCCTCAGCGGTCAATGAGGCTACCAGCAGAGTAAGTGGGACTTCTGTGACTGCAGCTTCACTGACAAGTGTACCATTAGCAACAGCATCAATGACTGCAGGTGGAACTAGAAAGAGAAGGAGTGTTGATGTTGTCTCTCCTGACAGAGTAGTGCGTCAGTACTTTTTCAACAATTCAGCAG GACCAACTGTAACGTTTGCTGTTGATGTTTCCCCTTTGCGGATTCTCCCTCCAGTGGGCTTCATCCGGGCTCCTAGCGGGAGATTTAGCGCGGTCTTGGTACTGGACAAACCAGCTGAGGACCTCGTGGACGTCACGTGTTCAATAGACGTTTTACCACTTGGAACAGATTTACAGAATACATCAGGAGTGTGTTCCATTCCTAGTAAAGATGAAGTAAAATTTGCTAACAGTACTGTGAAACTAAACAAGAAAGACATCCAATTCCAA AAAGGCGAGTTATTCCAGACTTTAGAATTAACTTTGAGTAGAAGTCCTGCGTGGCGCACGGAAGGCCTGGTGCGAATCACTTGTTGTGGTCAGGCCACAGGATTGAGCTTTCTATACGTCAACCGGTCAGCGGAGGCCTTCATTTGGGTTGAACTGCGCAAACTTCAACCCATAGACCGGAGCAGTATAACAA GTGGCGTGAGAAAGAGCACCTTGGTCTCTGATATAGATCTGACTTGTCCTTGTAATTTGAAGGAAGCGGCTTGTGACACGGGATGTTGTTGTGATCAG GACTGCAGCGATGTCGAAAACGGAAGTTCAACTTGTATCCCAGGATTCTTTGGAGGCGCCACATCAGAGAAGCCATTTCAATTTAGCTGCCAGGCCTCCTGGCCCGACTCTACTGATTGGCAACCTTTCTTGTGCGTAACTATTAACAACAACCCTCTGATTGGTTACTTTTACAACCTGACCTCCCCGCCCTTAGCACAGGATTCCTCTGGGTTTAACACACTATCcgcaaaaagaaagagagaagcaTTTACGTTCTCAGAAAGCGAAGAACGGCAAACGAGTATTTCAAGTGGGTTTTACACTGCAGGAACAACAATTAAAACAGCTACAAACACTGAAGATAAAAATTACGCAAGAGCTACACTAGGTGTCCTTTCTTTGCCACAATCTGTCTTTAACGGTTTATGTGTCCAGAATGCAGCTGTAAGGTTTCTGAAAGACGTGTCGTCTGGATGTGTTTTTGAATCTGAGGAGTCTCTTTGTAATTCGCAGTCACCGTGGAGCGCGTTAAATTATTTAATGCCAAATAAACTTAGTCAACCAGCGTGTCCATTGCCCCCGGCAGTCCTGGCAGAGGGAAGCTTAGGCGACACTGTAGGGGAAATACCTGTGATAGCAAGTACGGAAGTACAGTATTTCTGTATTTCAGATGCCATTGACAGTGTTTCCACGACGGCTCAGAAATTGGGAGAAGCAAGGTGTGACTTTGATGACGGCGACTCTTTACCCCCTGCtccattttttaacaaaacaacgAGAACCTGTTCTAATGTAGTAACGAAAGTCGAATACGAGTTTACTTGGTATGGAAGGCGAATTGACGCAGTACAAGCGCAAATTACTCTTGGTAGCGTTGCGATTCCATTTGTTAGAGATATGGTTCAGCTAGTAACATCCGATACTTTCATCAACACTGTCGGCCAGAACTTTTCCGTCAGATTTCTTCACGCGTTGCGAAACTCTTCAAACTCCTCAAGCGTTCGTCAAACTCCAGTTCAGCGCTCAGGGAACCCAGGCTATGTACTTGGTCGTCCAGTGCTGGGCCGCCTACTGAACAGCACAGGACAG GTCACCGCTGGAAAAATCCAACTTTGGTCACCAAGCTCTGATGGTCTGTGCGCGGGTTCAACCTTCACCCCAGTCCTTTATGGAGAGGATGCCTTTTCGGGGTGTTTGGTAAGATTATCATTCGATGACATCAGCAACTGTTCTTTGTTACGCGAAACAATATTGACTCATCAGGCTCGTCTGATTCAAGCCACCCATGTCGGTCGCAGTGGCAACGCTGACCTAGATGTTCCTGACGATTGGCTTCCAGTTATAAG aGAACCGATAACCAACAACTCAGGCGAGGTATCAGAAGACGGAACTTGTACTGGAGTCCCTAGTGGGCTGTCAATTGAGATGCTGGTAACTGAAGCTGGGAAATACGCAGGAGTGCCTCAGATGGAAATTGTGGGAACAAGAATCAT ATACCAGTACACTACCTGGCGACTTAGTTGTGTCAGCGGTTACGGTGTGAGTTGTTCTGCACCAGTAACAAACACAAGTGTTAAACAAGTAGTGCCCAGCCCCTCTGCCATCACTCCGACAGCAGCAAGTTCATTGGTCAGCGTCAATATTTCTAACTCATCGGTTAcactagccaatcagaactcaagTAAAACGGAAAACGGCACGAAAAACGGCACGGAAAACGGCACGGAAACGAGGGAGTATGCCCCTCTTTTCCAGAACTTTATGTTGAAAAGCTCGGTTGTTTTCATCAAGGTTCCCTCCGTAAAACCGCAGCCggtaaaaag GACGGTGGATCTCAGTGGACTATGTTACAGAGATGTCTGCAAAGAAGAGCTGTTTTTTCCATTAACAGAAGCTTATCAAGGAGAGCCTCGTGATAAGGCTATTGCACTGTCTctgtttcttatatttttgGCTCTGGTTACCTTTGCTGTAACAAAGCCCTGGGGATAA
- the LOC131771313 gene encoding uncharacterized protein, with protein MDKDSRARELSLTRGLHTALKVKDSKTGKVILKDNVFEDAKLEEHINHIDHLQKKEESRLRWEKEFMKKRLLRRGKSNPELLTLPPIEVGGRLSCSPRISRSVKKRYINMEEFCSDDSSPERSLHCSLEEIQEKPRLSVVSTRSLLASHPQSATLPALLSPSLTRKDSMNDPRFRKLLQNLVPKTELKKTMSSEI; from the coding sequence ATGGATAAGGATTCAAGGGCAAGAGAACTGTCACTGACTCGCGGTTTACACACGGCTCTCAAAGTTAAGGACAGTAAGACcggaaaagttattttaaaagacAACGTCTTCGAAGACGCTAAACTAGAAGAGCATATTAACCATATAGATCATTTGCAGAAGAAAGAGGAAAGCCGGTTACGATGGGAGaaagaatttatgaaaaaaaggtTACTTCGACGCGGTAAATCGAATCCAGAATTATTAACCTTACCACCAATTGAAGTAGGAGGAAGACTGAGTTGCAGTCCAAGAATTAGTAGAAGTGTCAAGAAACGCTATATTAATATGGAGGAGTTTTGTTCCGATGATTCCTCGCCAGAACGTAGCTTACATTGTTCACTGGAAGAAATTCAAGAGAAACCACGACTTAGTGTGGTCTCCACGCGGTCGTTACTCGCCTCGCACCCGCAGTCAGCAACTTTACCAGCTCTGTTATCGCCGAGTTTGACAAGGAAAGACTCCATGAATGATCCTAGATTTAGAAAGCTGTTACAAAATCTGGTTCCCAAGACTGAACTCAAGAAGACTATGTCCAGCGAAATATAG
- the LOC131771315 gene encoding uncharacterized protein, with protein MMIRVLFLFLWFSDARAQGSEGQKAHFQVEDKSGDLKILATKDQAKVTAQADSVQVVVKPGTAEYPVLKSDKPVVHVTQAGWNSISFRKSEISRRKMPVGPRRKKKYHVNDSTKRRVHLNTAETKQRRVTPKKGLSFFSTKRKHKSNSLQSVSGSKKSDVKYGGFQVLGNAGKLKMHVTKDETTLSSESGGVDISLNKQSSSSSKSSKASDQRALDVNRPQKFTEESADKTVHIATELENAFSDIGLRKSEVTRLHDNKINRPTR; from the coding sequence ATGATGAtaagagttttatttttgtttctttggttttccGATGCGCGGGCTCAGGGAAGCGAAGGACAAAAGGCACATTTTCAAGTAGAGGACAAATCAGGGGATTTGAAAATCCTGGCAACCAAAGACCAAGCGAAGGTAACAGCACAAGCGGACTCAGTTCAAGTTGTAGTCAAGCCTGGCACGGCCGAATATCCTGTCCTTAAATCGGACAAACCCGTAGTGCATGTGACTCAGGCTGGCTGGAACTCAATAAGCTTTCGTAAATCTGAGATTTCCAGGAGGAAGATGCCTGTAGGTCCGCGAAGAAAGAAGAAATACCATGTAAATGATTCGACGAAACGAAGAGTCCACTTAAACACCGCAGAGACAAAGCAAAGAAGGGTAACACCAAAAAAAGGTCTATCCTTTTTTAGTACCAAACGGAAACATAAAAGTAATTCTTTACAAAGCGTTTCAGGAAGTAAAAAGTCAGATGTGAAATACGGAGGATTTCAAGTCCTCGGGAACGCGGGAAAACTGAAAATGCACGTGACAAAGGACGAAACTACTCTAAGCAGCGAGTCAGGGGGAGTTGATATATCACTGAACAAGCAATCGTCGTCGTCCTCTAAATCTTCCAAGGCTTCTGACCAACGCGCATTGGATGTTAACCGGCCTCAGAAGTTTACTGAAGAATCGGCAGACAAAACAGTTCACATTGCTACCGAGTTAGAAAATGCCTTTTCAGATATTGGTTTGAGGAAATCCGAGGTCACCAGGCtccatgataacaaaataaatcgACCGACTCGCTGA
- the LOC131771302 gene encoding carbohydrate sulfotransferase 4-like, with translation MKFWKRRRRRKIFFFRWPFWRRVIVAGSLLSFFAVFGIYLANHASLQHSIVEQPTQRKSPSARRNLIIIAHGRSGSSITGDIFNHHPDVFYMYEPLQTVERTQGKFHLNYDSLVQKFLTGVLQCKFTDQVFLKDIETYYRKPLHPRISHAIASPPLCPYNISDPRWDPRLCAKMTSEALENACKNSYTLTVIKVLLSRMPRKGGIRKALAVCDSPDIDCKTVLLVRDPRAVIPSSLSVNFYREVHGVAKHGTRMFSYKICKETEESLNFVKNLPPWQRSKIKVLRYEDFAKNPLDEMKRLFDFAGLSVLDSVTTWLNESTHPDKRRSEMEIRGSLVAFTVDDAKIAMNRWRWKVHPYEINIIEYYCRHVMQLMGYRPVEGSHEQQANISIPLVSDDYEVKDW, from the coding sequence ATGAAGTTTTGGAAGCGTAGAAGACGaaggaagatttttttcttcaggtggCCATTTTGGCGTCGAGTTATCGTAGCTGGTTCGCTGCTGTCGTTTTTTGCTGTATTTGGAATTTATCTGGCAAACCATGCATCTCTACAACACTCTATAGTGGAACAGCCTACACAACGAAAATCGCCCTCGGCCAGGAGAAACTTAATAATAATAGCCCACGGCCGTTCGGGTTCTTCAATCACCGGAGACATTTTTAATCACCACCCAGATGTGTTTTACATGTACGAACCGCTTCAAACTGTGGAAAGAACCCAGGGAAAATTTCACTTAAATTATGACAGCCTTGTGCAGAAATTCTTAACTGGTGTATTACAATGTAAATTCACAGATCAAGTCTTCTTGAAGGACATTGAAACGTACTACCGCAAACCTCTTCATCCTCGGATTAGTCACGCTATTGCCTCGCCACCTCTTTGTCCTTACAACATATCCGACCCGAGATGGGATCCACGACTTTGTGCCAAAATGACAAGCGAAGCACTTGAAAATGCATGCAAAAATAGCTATACGCTCACTGTGATTAAGGTTCTTTTAAGCCGCATGCCGCGCAAAGGCGGAATAAGAAAGGCTCTAGCTGTTTGCGATTCACCAGACATTGACTGTAAAACAGTGCTGTTAGTAAGAGACCCTCGTGCCGTGATACCTTCTTCACTGAGTGTTAACTTTTACAGAGAGGTACATGGAGTTGCTAAGCACGGAACAAGAATGTTTAGCTACAAAATATGTAAAGAGACAGAGGAAAGTCTTAATTTTGTCAAGAATCTTCCCCCTTGGCAACGAAGCAAAATCAAAGTGCTGAGGTATGAAGACTTTGCAAAAAATCCTTTGGACGAAATGAAGCGACTGTTCGACTTTGCCGGGCTATCGGTGTTAGACAGTGTTACAACATGGTTAAATGAAAGTACACATCCGGATAAACGAAGATCTGAGATGGAAATACGAGGTAGCCTGGTTGCTTTCACTGTGGATGATGCAAAAATTGCCATGAATCGCTGGCGATGGAAAGTCCACCCATACGAAATAAATATCATTGAATATTATTGCAGACATGTGATGCAGTTGATGGGATACAGACCTGTGGAAGGATCACACGAGCAACAAGCAAACATTTCAATCCCTCTAGTAAGTGATGATTACGAAGTGAAGGACTGGTAA
- the LOC131771293 gene encoding ankyrin repeat family A protein 2-like, translating into MLLCCISESRKIMLGNHEVQGDMQDKVSCHLEPDQEVAAVLGTDPNVSQSGATSSARRGSRSSSTKELTTGIKMLEHDIQESLGTGDAAAQYPSLHFLAAQGEIAKIKEEIDKGTDVNAVDKTGLTPLAWAAAHRQKATISVLLKSGADATSCSPTGETALSFAACQGQLDVVEQLLEYGADPDIANVEGGTPLMYAAYNGYPQVVKLLLEHGADLTATNNEGHTALSLALGVGNKNVQRVIEDYLRSILENRASSSCYGEIQK; encoded by the exons ATGTTATTGTGTTGTATTTCAGAAAGTCGTAAAATTATGCTAGGGAACCATGAGGTACAGGGAGACATGCAAGATAAAGTGAGTTGTCACCTTGAACCTGATCAAGAGGTGGCAGCCGTGTTAGGAACAG ACCCTAATGTTTCCCAATCAGGCGCAACCAGCTCAGCCAGGCGAGGCTCAAGGTCTTCCTCAACAAAGGAGTTGACAACTGGGATAAAG ATGTTGGAGCATGACATTCAAGAATCTCTTGGCACTGGTGATGCAGCAGCACAGT ACCCCTCTCTACATTTCTTGGCAGCTCAGGGtgaaattgcaaaaataaaagaggaGATTGACAAAG GAACAGATGTAAATGCTGTGGATAAAACAGGTTTGACACCTCTGGCTTGGGCAGCAGCTCATAGGCAG AAAGCAACTATATCTGTGCTGCTCAAGAGTGGTGCAGATGCCACATCATGCAGTCCAACTGGAGAGACGGCACTCTCATTTGCTGCCTGTCAGGGCCAACTGGATGTTGTTGAGCAGCTTTTGGAATATGGAGCTGATCCAGATATCGCAAATGTG GAAGGAGGCACACCTCTCATGTATGCAGCTTATAATGGATACCCCCAGGTTGTTAAACTTCTACTTG AACATGGAGCAGACTTAACAGCTACAAACAACGAAGGTCACACCGCTTTGAGCCTAGCTCTAGGAGTGGGAAACAAAAATG TCCAGCGTGTCATAGAAGACTATCTTCGCTCCATCCTGGAAAACCGAGCTTCCTCGTCTTGCTATGGAGAAATTCAAAAGTAA